Proteins encoded by one window of Lathyrus oleraceus cultivar Zhongwan6 chromosome 1, CAAS_Psat_ZW6_1.0, whole genome shotgun sequence:
- the LOC127120283 gene encoding pentatricopeptide repeat-containing protein At5g02860, protein MGIRNFCNICRFFTIHHFFKNTLFQSPTGSSPICTLKPFLTTCSIYNPRNIYLKLDFQFHTPRYFCSNPNSSYKRKPYTTSKQVSEIIALICDGVNDLEYRLNMMNVSLSLSSVVYVFDKLASERVSALMFFHWLNVSHRELCCDPEIGNLVIENCGLLGNYEAMVPVLVEFNLKRMCLGRRAFRFLVVLRLDKDSSMECVRRVVDALNKVGGVCRSSGVKLLIETFSFSGDFDIAEYVIEETGRNVSRYNFLLRLMCKRGYYERVDDLVEKMKGIGVEPDGSTYNLLVSCLMKIGKFVEACQVFEMVERENGLPDGFSVDVLISLLCKHGQIDLALKFLDKMALKGIQPCSLTNAVVIKSYFESGKYDEAHEYVVDSACKHSYSSNESYTLLASLYLKKGSVLLSQRILREMMDRGLKPNYSVYMKIRKCLEKKNKKDLSLELSTRFSSFIEK, encoded by the coding sequence ATGGGAATTCGAAACTTCTGCAACATTTGCAGGTTTTTCACAATTCATCATTTCTTCAAAAACACTCTTTTCCAATCACCTACTGGTTCTTCCCCAATTTGCACCCTAAAACCCTTTCTTACAACTTGTTCAATTTATAATCCTCGCAACATATACTTGAAGCTTGATTTTCAATTTCATACTCCAAGGTACTTTTGTTCTAACCCTAATTCTTCTTATAAACGTAAACCATATACTACTTCAAAGCAAGTTTCTGAAATCATTGCATTGATTTGCGACGGTGTGAATGATTTGGAATATAGGTTAAACATGATGAATGTGTCATTGTCTTTGTCATCAGTTGTTTATGTTTTTGATAAATTAGCGAGTGAAAGAGTTTCAGCCTTGATGTTTTTTCATTGGCTTAATGTCTCACATCGTGAGCTTTGTTGTGATCCTGAGATAGGGAATTTGGTTATTGAGAATTGTGGGTTGTTGGGAAATTATGAGGCTATGGTTCCTGTTTTGGTTGAGTTTAACTTAAAAAGGATGTGTTTGGGAAGAAGAGCGTTTAGGTTCTTGGTTGTTTTGAGGTTGGATAAGGATTCTAGTATGGAATGTGTGAGGAGAGTTGTGGATGCGCTTAACAAGGTTGGAGGGGTTTGTCGGAGTTCCGGGGTGAAATTGTTGATAGAGACGTTTAGTTTTTCGGGTGATTTTGATATTGCGGAGTATGTGATAGAAGAAACGGGAAGGAATGTGAGTCGTTACAACTTTTTATTGAGGTTAATGTGTAAGAGAGGTTATTACGAAAGAGTGGATGATTTGGTAGAGAAAATGAAGGGAATCGGTGTGGAACCGGATGGAAGTACTTACAATTTGTTGGTAAGTTGTCTAATGAAGATTGGTAAATTTGTTGAGGCTTGCCAAGTTTTTGAGATGGTGGAAAGAGAAAACGGTTTGCCGGATGGGTTTTCGGTTGATGTTCTTATTAGTTTGTTATGTAAACATGGACAGATTGATTTAGCTTTGAAGTTTCTTGATAAAATGGCTTTGAAGGGTATCCAACCTTGTAGTTTAACGAATGCTGTGGTGATAAAGTCGTATTTTGAATCAGGAAAATACGATGAAGCACATGAGTATGTTGTTGATTCTGCTTGTAAGCATAGCTATTCCAGCAATGAAAGCTACACCTTACTCGCTTCTCTTTATTTAAAGAAAGGAAGTGTTCTACTTTCTCAAAGGATTCTTCGTGAGATGATGGATAGAGGTCTTAAACCTAATTATTCAGTGTATATGAAGATTAGGAAGTGTCTtgagaagaaaaataaaaaagatttgTCTTTGGAATTATCAACAAGATTCTCAAGCTTTATCGAAAAGTGA